The Pseudomonas iranensis genome includes a window with the following:
- the rsmB gene encoding 16S rRNA (cytosine(967)-C(5))-methyltransferase RsmB, giving the protein MNPRLAAAKALAAVLSGKASLNSSLPTQLDKVEDRDRGFTQDLAFGTARWQPRLSALAEKLLQKPFKAADADVEALLLVGLYQLLYTRVPAHAAIGETVGCADKLKKPWAKGLLNAVLRNAQRESETIFAELERDPVVRTAHPRWLQKSLKAFWPQQWEAICAANNAHPPMILRVNRRHHSRDAYLALLGEAGIAATPCVYSRDGIVLEAAADVRSLPGFAEGWISVQDEAAQLAADLLDLAPGQRVLDACCAPGGKTCHILEAEPALAGVVAVDLEAKRLLRVKENLERLGLDAELIAADGRDIDKWWDGKPFQRILLDAPCSATGVIRRHPDIKLTRQPDDIVALAQLQGELLDAMWKTLEVGGILLYATCSTLPTENTEVIAAFLERTPGARELDLATAAGIKQPHGRQLLAQQGGHDGFYYAKLIKIAAARG; this is encoded by the coding sequence ATGAACCCGCGTCTGGCCGCCGCCAAGGCCCTCGCCGCCGTCCTCAGCGGCAAGGCTTCGCTGAACAGCTCCCTGCCGACGCAACTGGACAAGGTCGAGGATCGCGATCGCGGTTTCACTCAGGATCTGGCCTTCGGCACCGCACGCTGGCAGCCACGCCTGTCTGCACTGGCGGAAAAACTCCTGCAGAAACCTTTCAAAGCCGCCGACGCTGATGTCGAGGCGTTGCTGCTGGTTGGTCTGTATCAACTGCTCTACACCCGCGTACCGGCCCATGCCGCGATCGGCGAAACCGTCGGTTGTGCCGACAAGCTGAAAAAGCCCTGGGCCAAAGGTCTGCTCAACGCCGTGCTGCGCAATGCCCAGCGCGAAAGCGAGACGATCTTCGCCGAACTGGAGCGCGACCCGGTGGTGCGCACGGCTCATCCGCGCTGGCTGCAAAAATCCCTGAAGGCCTTCTGGCCGCAACAGTGGGAAGCCATCTGCGCAGCGAATAACGCGCATCCGCCAATGATCCTGCGGGTCAACCGTCGCCATCACAGTCGCGATGCTTATCTCGCGCTGCTGGGCGAAGCCGGGATCGCCGCGACGCCGTGCGTTTACAGCCGCGACGGCATCGTCCTCGAAGCCGCTGCCGACGTGCGCAGCCTGCCGGGTTTCGCCGAAGGCTGGATCAGCGTGCAGGACGAAGCCGCGCAACTGGCTGCCGACCTGCTTGATCTGGCGCCGGGGCAGCGGGTGCTCGACGCCTGCTGCGCCCCTGGCGGCAAGACCTGCCACATCCTCGAAGCCGAACCGGCGCTGGCCGGGGTGGTGGCGGTGGATCTGGAAGCCAAGCGTCTGCTGCGCGTAAAGGAAAACCTCGAGCGCCTCGGCCTCGACGCTGAACTGATCGCCGCCGACGGTCGCGATATCGACAAATGGTGGGACGGTAAACCGTTCCAGCGCATCCTCCTCGACGCGCCATGCTCGGCCACCGGGGTAATTCGTCGCCATCCGGACATCAAGCTGACCCGCCAGCCCGACGACATCGTCGCCCTCGCGCAACTGCAAGGCGAACTGCTCGACGCCATGTGGAAAACCCTCGAAGTCGGCGGCATCCTGCTCTACGCCACGTGCTCGACGCTGCCGACCGAAAACACCGAAGTCATCGCTGCGTTTCTCGAACGCACGCCCGGCGCGCGGGAACTGGATCTGGCCACCGCGGCCGGCATCAAGCAGCCCCATGGTCGCCAGTTGCTGGCCCAGCAGGGTGGGCATGACGGGTTCTACTACGCCAAGCTGATCAAGATCGCCGCTGCGCGCGGCTAA
- the fmt gene encoding methionyl-tRNA formyltransferase, whose translation MTEPLRIVFAGTPEFAAEHLKALLSSPYEIVAVYTQPDRPAGRGQKLMPSPVKQLALENNIQVLQPPTLRNADAQAELAALKPDLMVVVAYGLILPQAVLDIPRLGCINSHASLLPRWRGAAPIQRAVEHGDAESGVTVMRMEAGLDTGPMLLKVVTPISADDTGGTLHDRLAEMGPPAVVQAIAGLAAGTLQWEVQNDELATYAHKLNKDEARIDWSRPAVELERLVRAFNPWPITHSTLNGEALKVLAATVADGTGAPGEILSASKDGLIVACGAQALCLTRLQLPGGKALNFSDLFNSRREKFAVGSVLGAAVEAQ comes from the coding sequence ATGACTGAGCCACTGCGCATTGTTTTTGCCGGTACCCCGGAATTCGCCGCCGAACACCTCAAGGCCCTGCTGAGCAGCCCATACGAGATCGTCGCGGTCTACACCCAGCCGGATCGCCCGGCCGGCCGAGGGCAAAAACTCATGCCAAGCCCGGTCAAACAACTCGCCCTGGAAAATAATATCCAGGTGTTGCAGCCGCCGACCTTGCGCAATGCCGACGCCCAGGCGGAACTGGCCGCGCTGAAGCCGGACTTGATGGTGGTGGTCGCCTACGGTTTGATCCTCCCGCAAGCGGTGCTGGATATTCCGCGTCTGGGTTGCATCAACAGCCACGCGTCGTTGCTGCCACGCTGGCGCGGTGCGGCGCCGATCCAGCGCGCGGTTGAACACGGCGACGCCGAAAGCGGTGTAACGGTGATGCGCATGGAAGCCGGCCTCGACACCGGGCCGATGCTGCTCAAGGTCGTCACCCCGATCAGCGCCGATGACACTGGCGGCACCCTGCATGATCGCCTCGCCGAGATGGGGCCGCCCGCAGTGGTGCAGGCGATTGCCGGTCTGGCTGCCGGCACCCTGCAATGGGAGGTGCAGAATGACGAACTCGCTACTTACGCACACAAACTCAACAAAGACGAAGCACGCATCGACTGGAGCCGTCCGGCGGTGGAGCTGGAACGTCTGGTCCGCGCGTTCAACCCATGGCCCATCACCCACAGCACGCTCAATGGCGAAGCGTTGAAAGTGCTGGCCGCGACCGTGGCCGACGGCACTGGCGCTCCGGGTGAAATCCTCAGCGCCAGCAAGGACGGCCTGATTGTCGCCTGCGGTGCACAAGCGCTGTGCCTGACCCGCCTGCAATTGCCCGGCGGCAAGGCGCTGAACTTCAGCGACCTGTTCAACAGCCGCCGCGAGAAATTCGCCGTCGGCAGCGTGCTCGGCGCTGCGGTGGAGGCGCAATGA
- the def gene encoding peptide deformylase: MAILNILEFPDPRLRTIAKPVAVVDDEVRQLVDDMFETMYEAPGIGLAATQVNVHKRIVVMDLSEDRTEPRVFINPEFEPLTDEMDQYQEGCLSVPGFYENVDRPQKVKIKALDRDGKPYELIAEGLLAVCIQHECDHLNGKLFVDYLSTLKRDRIKKKLEKLHRQNA; encoded by the coding sequence ATGGCCATTTTAAACATCCTCGAATTTCCGGACCCGCGTCTGCGCACTATCGCCAAACCAGTGGCTGTAGTGGACGACGAAGTGCGTCAGTTGGTCGACGACATGTTTGAAACAATGTATGAAGCGCCGGGCATCGGCCTCGCCGCGACCCAGGTCAACGTGCACAAACGTATCGTCGTGATGGACCTGTCCGAAGACCGTACCGAGCCACGGGTGTTCATCAACCCCGAGTTCGAACCGCTGACCGACGAGATGGATCAGTACCAGGAAGGCTGCCTCTCGGTACCGGGCTTCTACGAAAACGTCGACCGCCCGCAGAAGGTCAAAATCAAGGCGCTGGACCGCGACGGCAAGCCCTATGAGCTGATTGCCGAAGGTCTGCTCGCGGTGTGCATCCAGCACGAATGCGACCACCTCAACGGCAAATTGTTCGTCGATTACCTGTCCACGCTCAAACGCGACCGGATCAAGAAGAAGCTGGAAAAGCTGCACCGCCAGAACGCTTGA
- a CDS encoding tetratricopeptide repeat protein — MLESLEKMLAKGVDNALLRFGLGKGYLDLGENAKAAEHFQRCVAFDPKYSAAWKLLGKAQLALGDHAAARQAWEQGLEAARAHGDKQAEKEMTVFLKKLERQAP, encoded by the coding sequence ATGCTCGAATCCCTGGAAAAAATGCTCGCCAAGGGTGTGGATAACGCTCTGTTGCGCTTCGGTCTGGGCAAGGGTTATCTGGACTTGGGTGAAAACGCCAAGGCTGCCGAGCATTTTCAGCGCTGCGTCGCATTCGATCCGAAATACTCGGCGGCGTGGAAGCTGCTGGGCAAGGCGCAGCTGGCGCTAGGCGATCACGCCGCTGCGCGCCAGGCCTGGGAACAAGGCCTGGAAGCGGCCCGCGCCCACGGTGACAAACAGGCGGAAAAGGAGATGACGGTGTTCCTGAAGAAGCTCGAGCGGCAGGCGCCTTGA
- a CDS encoding LysM peptidoglycan-binding domain-containing protein — protein MRKTLLALLLLASAGAAQGQVQLRDGFPQQYTVVSGDTLWDISGKYLREPWQWPQLWRANPQIENPNLIYPGDTLTLSYVNGQPQLTVHRGESRGTIKLSPRIRTSPVAEAIPSIPLKSINSFLLSNRIVDKAEDFDKAPYIVAGDAERVLSGTGDRIFARGHFDPEQPVYGIFRQGKVYTDPQTKEFLGINADDIGGGEVVATEGDVATLALQRTTQEVRLGDRLFGGEERSINSTFMPSAPKRSIDGLIIDVPRGVTQIGVMDVVTLNKGKRDGLAEGNVLAVMKTGETVRDRITGQPLKIPDERAGLLMVFRTYDKLSYGLVLNASRSLAVLDKVRNP, from the coding sequence ATGAGGAAAACACTACTCGCCCTGCTGCTTCTGGCTTCGGCCGGCGCCGCGCAAGGGCAAGTGCAACTCAGGGATGGTTTTCCACAGCAATACACGGTGGTTTCCGGGGACACGCTCTGGGATATCTCCGGCAAATACCTGCGCGAGCCCTGGCAGTGGCCACAACTGTGGCGGGCCAATCCGCAGATCGAAAACCCCAACCTGATCTATCCCGGCGACACACTGACCCTCAGCTACGTCAACGGCCAGCCGCAACTGACCGTCCATCGTGGCGAGTCGCGCGGCACCATCAAACTCTCGCCACGGATTCGCACCAGCCCGGTGGCCGAGGCAATTCCGAGCATTCCGCTGAAATCGATCAACAGCTTTCTGCTGAGCAACCGTATCGTCGACAAGGCCGAAGACTTCGACAAGGCGCCGTACATCGTCGCCGGCGATGCCGAACGGGTGCTCAGCGGTACAGGCGATCGCATCTTCGCCCGTGGCCATTTCGATCCGGAGCAGCCGGTGTACGGCATCTTCCGCCAGGGCAAGGTCTACACCGACCCGCAGACCAAGGAATTCCTCGGCATCAACGCCGACGATATCGGCGGCGGCGAGGTTGTTGCCACCGAAGGCGACGTCGCCACCCTCGCCCTGCAACGCACCACCCAGGAAGTACGCCTCGGTGACCGCTTGTTCGGCGGTGAAGAACGTTCGATCAATTCGACTTTCATGCCCAGCGCGCCGAAGCGTTCCATCGACGGGCTGATCATCGACGTGCCACGTGGCGTCACGCAGATCGGTGTGATGGACGTGGTTACCCTGAATAAAGGCAAACGTGACGGTCTGGCCGAAGGCAATGTTCTGGCGGTGATGAAAACCGGCGAAACGGTGCGTGATCGGATCACCGGCCAGCCGCTGAAAATTCCCGATGAACGCGCCGGCCTGCTGATGGTGTTCCGCACCTACGACAAACTCAGTTACGGCCTGGTCCTCAATGCTTCACGCTCGCTGGCGGTGCTCGACAAGGTGCGAAATCCGTAA
- the dprA gene encoding DNA-processing protein DprA, with the protein MLSVSTAISPAELEARLRLHRMPDIGPKRFAKLLEAFGSASKALSAPASAWRSLGLPAACAEARRCPAVRDGASHAMRWLERPDQHLLMWDQADYPALLAQIADPPPLLFVAGDPSILEKPQLAMVGSRRASRPGMDTAAAFSRSLAGAGFVINSGLALGIDAAAHQAALDVGGLTVGVLGTGLENFYPQRNKRLAEAMIGSGSAVLSEFPLDAGPSPSNFPRRNRIISGLSLGVLVVEASVASGSLITARLAAEQGREVYAIPGSIHHPGARGCHQLIRDGAVLVETIEHILEALRGWQQPLLSTAAVQADHPLLALLHAAPHTSEALAASCGWALPKVLATLTELEIEGRAVCENGRWLARSS; encoded by the coding sequence ATGTTGTCTGTCAGTACGGCCATTTCCCCGGCGGAACTGGAAGCGCGTCTGCGCCTGCACCGCATGCCGGATATCGGCCCCAAGCGTTTTGCCAAATTGCTCGAAGCCTTCGGCTCGGCGTCGAAAGCCCTCAGCGCGCCGGCCAGTGCCTGGCGCTCACTGGGGTTGCCGGCGGCCTGCGCCGAAGCACGGCGTTGTCCAGCGGTGCGCGACGGCGCCAGCCACGCAATGCGCTGGCTAGAGCGTCCCGATCAACATTTGCTGATGTGGGATCAAGCGGATTACCCAGCGTTGCTGGCGCAAATTGCCGATCCGCCGCCGCTGTTATTCGTCGCGGGCGATCCGTCGATTCTGGAAAAACCGCAACTGGCGATGGTCGGCAGCCGCCGCGCTTCGCGCCCGGGCATGGATACGGCGGCGGCGTTTTCCCGCAGTCTGGCCGGGGCCGGTTTTGTCATCAACAGTGGTCTGGCGCTGGGCATCGATGCCGCTGCCCATCAGGCTGCTCTGGATGTTGGCGGCTTGACCGTGGGTGTGCTCGGCACGGGGCTGGAAAATTTTTATCCACAACGCAATAAACGCCTGGCCGAGGCGATGATTGGCTCGGGCAGCGCGGTGCTCTCGGAGTTTCCGTTGGACGCCGGGCCGAGCCCGAGCAACTTCCCCCGGCGCAACCGCATCATCAGCGGGTTGTCCCTCGGCGTGCTGGTGGTCGAGGCCAGTGTTGCCAGCGGTTCGTTGATCACCGCGCGGCTGGCAGCCGAACAGGGTCGCGAGGTTTATGCCATTCCGGGCTCGATCCATCACCCCGGCGCGCGCGGTTGTCACCAATTGATTCGCGACGGGGCGGTGCTGGTGGAGACTATCGAACATATCCTCGAAGCCCTGCGCGGCTGGCAGCAGCCGTTGCTATCCACAGCGGCGGTGCAGGCCGATCACCCGTTGCTGGCGCTGCTGCACGCGGCGCCGCACACCAGCGAGGCCTTGGCCGCGAGTTGTGGCTGGGCGTTGCCGAAGGTGCTGGCAACGTTGACCGAGCTGGAAATCGAAGGCCGTGCGGTATGCGAAAACGGTCGCTGGCTGGCGCGGTCGAGCTAG
- the trkA gene encoding Trk system potassium transporter TrkA, protein MKIIILGAGQVGGSLAEHLASEANDITVVDTDGERLRDLGDRLDIRTVQGRGSLPSVLRQAGADDADMLVAVTNSDETNMVACQVAHTLFHTPTKIARVREASYLNREEQLFQNEAIPVDVLISPEQVVTNYIKRLIQHPGALQVIDFAEGAAQLVAVRAYYGGPLVGQQLRQLREHMPNVETRVAAIFRRDRPILPQGDTVIEADDEVFFIAAREDIRAVMSEMRRLDETYKRIVIAGGGQIGERLAEAIESRYQVKIIEMSPARCRYLSDTLDSTVVLQGSASDRDLLLEENIADADIFLALTNDDEANIMSSLLAKRLGAKKVMTIINNPAYVDLIQGGDIDIAISPQLATIGTLLAHVRRGDIVSVHSLRRGAAEAIEAIAHGDAKSSKVIGKPIEKIGLPPGTTIGAVIRNEKVIIAHDDTVIEAGDHVILFLVDKKHIRDVEKLFHVGLSFF, encoded by the coding sequence ATGAAAATCATCATCCTCGGTGCGGGACAGGTCGGCGGTTCGCTGGCCGAACATCTGGCCAGCGAGGCCAACGACATCACTGTGGTCGACACCGATGGCGAGCGCCTGCGCGACCTCGGCGACCGCCTCGACATCCGCACCGTGCAGGGCCGGGGCTCGCTGCCGTCGGTGCTGCGCCAGGCCGGTGCCGACGACGCCGACATGCTGGTCGCGGTGACCAACAGCGACGAAACCAACATGGTCGCCTGCCAGGTCGCCCACACGCTGTTCCACACGCCGACCAAGATCGCTCGCGTGCGCGAAGCGTCGTACCTCAATCGCGAGGAACAGCTGTTCCAGAACGAAGCGATTCCGGTCGACGTGCTGATCAGCCCCGAGCAGGTCGTGACCAATTACATCAAGCGCCTGATCCAGCACCCCGGCGCGTTGCAGGTGATCGACTTCGCCGAAGGCGCGGCGCAACTGGTAGCGGTGCGCGCCTACTACGGCGGGCCGCTGGTCGGCCAGCAACTGCGGCAGTTGCGCGAGCACATGCCGAACGTCGAAACCCGCGTGGCGGCGATCTTCCGCCGTGACCGGCCGATCCTGCCCCAGGGCGACACAGTGATCGAAGCCGATGACGAGGTGTTTTTCATCGCCGCCCGTGAGGACATTCGCGCGGTGATGAGCGAAATGCGCCGCCTCGACGAAACCTACAAACGCATCGTCATCGCCGGTGGCGGGCAGATCGGCGAGCGCCTGGCCGAGGCCATCGAAAGCCGTTATCAGGTGAAGATCATCGAGATGAGCCCGGCGCGTTGCCGCTACCTCTCTGACACCCTCGACAGCACCGTAGTGTTGCAAGGCAGTGCCTCGGACCGCGATCTGCTGCTGGAAGAGAACATCGCCGACGCCGATATCTTCCTCGCCCTGACCAACGATGACGAAGCCAACATCATGTCGTCGCTGCTGGCCAAACGGCTGGGGGCGAAGAAGGTCATGACGATCATCAACAACCCGGCCTACGTCGACCTGATCCAGGGCGGCGACATCGATATCGCCATCAGCCCGCAACTGGCGACCATCGGCACCTTGCTCGCCCATGTGCGCCGCGGCGATATCGTCAGCGTGCACTCACTGCGGCGCGGCGCGGCGGAAGCGATCGAGGCGATTGCCCACGGTGATGCGAAATCCAGCAAGGTCATCGGCAAGCCGATCGAGAAGATCGGCCTGCCGCCCGGCACCACCATCGGCGCGGTGATCCGCAATGAGAAAGTGATCATCGCCCACGACGACACGGTGATCGAAGCGGGCGACCACGTGATTCTGTTCCTTGTGGATAAAAAGCATATTCGCGATGTGGAGAAGCTGTTTCATGTGGGGTTGAGCTTTTTCTGA
- a CDS encoding L-threonylcarbamoyladenylate synthase, with protein sequence MVNSWRVQQAAREVRAGAVIAYPTEAVWGLGCDPWNEDAVDRLLAIKNRSVSKGLILVADNIRQFDFLFEDFPQDWIDRMASTWPGPNTWLVPHQNLLPEWVTGVHDTVALRVSDHPQVRDLCSLVGPLISTSANPQGRPPARTRLRIEQYFRGQVDLVLGGSLGGRKNPSVIRDLATGNVVRPD encoded by the coding sequence ATGGTCAACAGTTGGCGTGTGCAACAAGCCGCGCGTGAAGTTCGCGCCGGCGCGGTGATTGCCTATCCAACCGAAGCCGTCTGGGGGCTGGGTTGCGACCCGTGGAATGAAGACGCGGTGGACCGCTTGCTGGCGATCAAGAATCGCTCGGTGAGCAAAGGGCTGATCCTGGTCGCCGACAACATCCGCCAGTTCGATTTCCTCTTCGAGGACTTCCCCCAGGACTGGATCGACCGCATGGCCAGTACCTGGCCGGGGCCGAACACCTGGCTGGTGCCGCATCAGAACCTGTTGCCGGAATGGGTCACAGGCGTGCATGACACCGTGGCGCTGCGGGTCAGCGATCACCCGCAGGTGCGCGACCTGTGCTCGCTGGTCGGGCCATTGATTTCCACATCGGCCAACCCACAGGGGCGACCGCCGGCGCGCACGCGTTTGCGCATCGAGCAGTATTTCCGTGGTCAGGTCGATCTGGTGCTGGGCGGCAGCCTTGGCGGGCGCAAGAATCCCAGCGTGATCCGCGACCTGGCCACCGGTAACGTCGTTCGTCCTGACTGA